One window of the Methanomassiliicoccaceae archaeon DOK genome contains the following:
- a CDS encoding bifunctional phosphoribosyl-AMP cyclohydrolase/phosphoribosyl-ATP diphosphatase HisIE yields the protein MNDLKYDEKGLIPVVVQDWITNEVLMVAWANEEAVSKMYETGYTHFWSRSRQKLWKKGEESGHLQKIKSIQKDCDADTLLVRVEQVGGIACHLNKPSCFDETIYGSTEETMAIIPDLRRVLKDRHENPEEGSYTCKLYDNETKMCKKIVEEATEFVLAIKDRSEDEMCGELADLIYHTMVAVEKMGVPMGKVYRELWERSQ from the coding sequence ATGAACGACCTGAAATACGACGAGAAGGGACTGATCCCCGTCGTGGTCCAGGACTGGATCACCAACGAGGTGCTCATGGTCGCATGGGCGAACGAAGAGGCAGTCTCCAAGATGTACGAGACCGGATACACCCACTTCTGGTCCAGAAGCAGGCAGAAGCTCTGGAAGAAGGGGGAGGAGTCCGGGCACCTCCAGAAGATCAAGTCCATCCAGAAGGACTGTGACGCCGACACCCTGCTGGTCAGGGTGGAGCAGGTCGGCGGCATCGCCTGCCACCTGAACAAGCCCTCATGCTTCGACGAGACCATCTACGGCAGCACCGAGGAGACGATGGCCATCATCCCCGACCTCAGGAGGGTCCTGAAGGACAGGCACGAGAACCCCGAGGAGGGCAGCTACACCTGCAAGCTCTACGACAACGAGACGAAGATGTGCAAGAAGATCGTGGAGGAAGCCACCGAGTTCGTCCTGGCCATCAAGGACCGCAGCGAGGACGAGATGTGCGGCGAGCTTGCCGACCTGATCTACCACACCATGGTCGCCGTCGAGAAGATGGGCGTCCCCATGGGGAAGGTCTACAGGGAGCTCTGGGAGAGGTCGCAATGA
- a CDS encoding histidinol phosphate phosphatase domain-containing protein produces the protein MRADLHTHTVFSDGELIPAELVRRAMVLGHDMIAITDHVDMTNVEFVASNVAKAVELCEDYIRVIPGVEITHVPPSKIDHVAKLARRNGAEWIVVHGETVTEPVAPGTNRASAENPEIDVLAHPGFITVEEAQIAKDNDVLLEVSGRAGHNITNGHVVNVARAVGARMVVDSDTHSPENLMDDAAARTVAFGAGMTKEEAERALYVTPYEATRHIA, from the coding sequence ATGAGGGCCGATCTCCACACCCACACAGTGTTCAGCGACGGGGAGCTGATCCCCGCCGAGCTCGTGAGGAGGGCGATGGTCCTCGGTCACGACATGATCGCCATCACCGACCACGTGGACATGACCAACGTGGAGTTCGTGGCGTCCAACGTCGCGAAGGCCGTGGAGCTCTGCGAGGACTACATCAGGGTCATCCCCGGGGTGGAGATCACCCACGTCCCGCCGTCCAAGATCGACCACGTGGCGAAGCTCGCGAGGAGAAACGGGGCGGAATGGATCGTGGTCCACGGGGAGACCGTCACGGAGCCCGTCGCCCCTGGAACCAACCGCGCGTCCGCCGAGAACCCCGAGATCGACGTGCTGGCGCACCCCGGCTTCATCACGGTCGAGGAGGCGCAGATCGCCAAGGACAACGACGTCCTGCTGGAGGTCTCCGGCCGCGCCGGGCACAACATCACCAACGGCCATGTGGTCAACGTGGCCAGGGCGGTCGGCGCCAGGATGGTCGTCGACTCCGACACCCACTCCCCCGAGAACCTCATGGACGACGCCGCGGCCAGGACCGTGGCTTTCGGCGCCGGCATGACCAAGGAGGAGGCGGAGAGGGCGCTGTACGTCACCCCCTACGAGGCCACCAGGCACATCGCCTGA